In a genomic window of Oncorhynchus keta strain PuntledgeMale-10-30-2019 chromosome 26, Oket_V2, whole genome shotgun sequence:
- the LOC127911965 gene encoding E3 ubiquitin-protein ligase RNF138-like isoform X2, whose product MAHSAAGPETPSEDECPICMSPLMDPHHPAACSHVVKAQADDIMPVGATGVTVQTRTTVIRLDQSLSGLTRIYTPATRPVTGDIQSAAVRTFVCPICQESGLNEQDLVGHCNDNHHYDNGPVVCPVCVSLPHGNPNQISRNFIRHLNLRHCYYAEDYTNIHQTDTLNVQYAIIESLRDANLNPR is encoded by the exons ATGGCCCACTCTGCAGCAGGCCCAGAGACCCCATCTGAGGATGAGTGTCCCATCTGTATGAGCCCCCTGATGGATCCACATCACCCTGCTGCCTGCTCTCATGT AGTTAAGGCACAGGCTGATGACATAATGCCTGTTGGTGCCACTGGAGTCACAGTCCAGACGAGGACCACAGTCATCAGGTTGGATCAATCTCTCTCTGGCTTGACGAGGATTTACACCCCAGCAACGAGACCTGTGACAGGTGATATCCAGAG TGCTGCAGTGAGGACGTTTGTCTGTCCGATCTGCCAGGAGAGTGGTCTGAATGAGCAGGATCTGGTGGGTCACTGCAATGACAACCATCACTATGACAACGGGCCCGTG GTGTGTccggtgtgtgtctctctaccaCACGGTAACCCAAACCAAATCAGCAGGAACTTCATCAGACATTTGAACCTAAGACACTGCTATTATGCCGAGGACTACACG AATATCCATCAAACCGATACGTTGAACGTGCAATATGCCATCATTGAGTCTCTCCGAGATGCCAACCTGAATCCAAGATGA
- the LOC127911965 gene encoding E3 ubiquitin-protein ligase RNF138-like isoform X1, producing the protein MAHSAAGPETPSEDECPICMSPLMDPHHPAACSHVFCRLCLSRSLKWIPHCPLCRVKAQADDIMPVGATGVTVQTRTTVIRLDQSLSGLTRIYTPATRPVTGDIQSAAVRTFVCPICQESGLNEQDLVGHCNDNHHYDNGPVVCPVCVSLPHGNPNQISRNFIRHLNLRHCYYAEDYTNIHQTDTLNVQYAIIESLRDANLNPR; encoded by the exons ATGGCCCACTCTGCAGCAGGCCCAGAGACCCCATCTGAGGATGAGTGTCCCATCTGTATGAGCCCCCTGATGGATCCACATCACCCTGCTGCCTGCTCTCATGT gttcTGCCGACTATGTCTCTCGCGCTCTTTAAAGTGGATACCCCACTGCCCTTTGTGCAGAGTTAAGGCACAGGCTGATGACATAATGCCTGTTGGTGCCACTGGAGTCACAGTCCAGACGAGGACCACAGTCATCAGGTTGGATCAATCTCTCTCTGGCTTGACGAGGATTTACACCCCAGCAACGAGACCTGTGACAGGTGATATCCAGAG TGCTGCAGTGAGGACGTTTGTCTGTCCGATCTGCCAGGAGAGTGGTCTGAATGAGCAGGATCTGGTGGGTCACTGCAATGACAACCATCACTATGACAACGGGCCCGTG GTGTGTccggtgtgtgtctctctaccaCACGGTAACCCAAACCAAATCAGCAGGAACTTCATCAGACATTTGAACCTAAGACACTGCTATTATGCCGAGGACTACACG AATATCCATCAAACCGATACGTTGAACGTGCAATATGCCATCATTGAGTCTCTCCGAGATGCCAACCTGAATCCAAGATGA